Proteins from a genomic interval of Deltaproteobacteria bacterium:
- a CDS encoding radical SAM protein, whose product MKVFISYPPFRDKGSPMWTQNRQFQWYHMGSFIYPLVPAMAATLLDREGFEVTWDDAIAVGESLEQFTNRIHSEKPDLIVFETKTPIIKRLWRLAGDLKGQGVESKLVMVGDHVTAKPEESLLESPVDYVITGGNYDISLLSLAKHLRDGDDLSPGIWYRNGDQVENTGKFRLDFDLNKLPFVDRRLTKAHLYGEKWKKRLPFMYTMVGRDCPWAKCTFCSWTTLYPRFKTRSPDSLLDEIGYLIDEFGTKEIFDDTGTFPGGNWLRTFCKGMIERGYHKEILFSCNMRFDYMLDPSMPALMKEAGFRKVKSGLESASDETLAKIRKGYGVKEIIRGCQNAARAGIDVHLTVIIGYPWETREDAQRTLELARQLMADGDAEMLQATTLVPYPGTPLYKYAVDNNLFRFDPTDYDRFDMTEAVLKTPDMTPEEVTHMCQGVYRSFLAPRFILRQIMNARSWEDVEYLLRGVKAVVGHLRDFGRVRSRKTVR is encoded by the coding sequence GTACCATATGGGTTCTTTCATATATCCTCTTGTGCCCGCTATGGCAGCTACGTTACTGGACCGGGAAGGCTTTGAAGTAACGTGGGATGACGCCATTGCTGTAGGTGAGAGCTTGGAACAATTCACGAACAGGATCCATTCCGAAAAACCCGATCTGATAGTTTTTGAGACCAAAACGCCGATCATCAAGAGACTTTGGAGGCTGGCTGGAGACTTGAAAGGACAAGGTGTTGAATCAAAGCTGGTCATGGTTGGAGATCATGTCACAGCGAAGCCGGAAGAATCGTTGTTGGAGTCACCGGTTGATTATGTAATTACAGGGGGAAATTATGACATATCTTTACTCTCACTGGCCAAACACCTAAGAGATGGCGATGATCTTTCCCCCGGCATTTGGTATAGAAATGGAGATCAGGTAGAAAATACCGGGAAATTTAGGCTCGATTTTGACCTTAACAAACTTCCTTTTGTTGATAGAAGACTCACAAAGGCCCACCTTTATGGCGAGAAATGGAAGAAGCGCCTTCCCTTCATGTACACGATGGTGGGAAGAGATTGTCCGTGGGCCAAATGCACTTTTTGCTCGTGGACGACGCTATATCCTCGCTTTAAAACGAGAAGCCCCGACAGCCTTTTAGATGAGATTGGCTACCTGATTGATGAGTTTGGGACAAAAGAGATTTTTGATGACACCGGCACTTTTCCAGGAGGAAATTGGCTCAGGACCTTTTGTAAGGGGATGATTGAAAGAGGCTATCACAAAGAGATTTTGTTTTCCTGCAACATGAGATTTGACTATATGCTCGACCCGTCCATGCCGGCACTGATGAAGGAGGCCGGTTTCAGGAAGGTGAAATCGGGCCTTGAGTCTGCCAGTGACGAGACACTTGCCAAGATAAGAAAAGGATACGGGGTAAAAGAGATTATAAGAGGATGCCAGAATGCTGCCAGGGCAGGAATAGACGTGCATCTCACAGTGATTATCGGTTATCCGTGGGAAACAAGAGAAGATGCACAACGGACACTAGAGTTGGCCAGGCAACTCATGGCCGACGGAGACGCAGAGATGCTTCAGGCCACAACTCTTGTACCTTATCCTGGAACACCGCTTTACAAGTATGCGGTAGACAATAATCTATTCAGATTTGACCCAACGGATTACGATCGTTTTGACATGACCGAAGCGGTACTCAAGACGCCCGACATGACACCGGAAGAGGTGACTCACATGTGCCAGGGCGTTTATCGGTCCTTTCTCGCGCCCAGGTTTATTTTAAGACAGATTATGAACGCACGCTCATGGGAGGATGTGGAATATTTACTCAGGGGAGTAAAAGCGGTAGTCGGGCACTTGAGGGATTTTGGAAGGGTAAGAAGTAGAAAGACAGTTCGGTGA
- a CDS encoding polysaccharide biosynthesis tyrosine autokinase: MGLTRIGEIVLRRRRIIGQTLLLVILVVVVGSYLATPIYESSAKILIKKTEKEHVAAVSGSSIRGSEVPITRREVDVNKVLAVSSPYIDGMAFKLQLRDGQGNLIKACQMTRRGIFAAIKERLFCEPGIGIDQYQQTDVLEITATSPDAEQAMFMANTLAEIMVDQSQAQVRDEYRNARDYLEDQIHNIRQDYNKGLQKMAVFKKQHQTIDLKTETRLAAENMADLLKEKQDNVISLAQASAKLRSLKDHLEKQSPEFVSTTTLQENPHIKVLKRKLTELRLEFAQVSSELTERHPKVQAIKQRMNKAESELKSEIAVYRSSAPELLALYGEIRALEARLEGINTQIDKDSKSIEGLPDMEFEQANFDMEFKAMPKVYSSLLDYLYQNGMAKATTLSKIRVIETAAKPLSPVWPNKPANAAAGVIFGLVLGLCLAFIREYLDDTIKTARDVKLLRSSALIGVVPRLKAEETPLIAGRDANDSLCESYRMIRTHLHLIEYVEERRLHSVLITSAGPGEGKSTMVANLGVSVAREEKRVLIVDMDLRRPRLHTYFDVPNDAGVVDVLKSTCSFDKAIQQTGIPGLSIMPSGPEYHDPGALIESDEAGELISKMRAYFNFVILDTAPLLVKSDALALARYVEGVVGVLESEKTTRRAFCELGDILTKANIMPLGFVLNRYPVQKGKYLYHRSYRGHYGRQLSTSTGSI, translated from the coding sequence ATGGGGCTGACGAGGATTGGGGAAATCGTCTTAAGAAGAAGACGGATCATCGGGCAGACTTTATTACTCGTGATCCTTGTGGTGGTGGTGGGAAGTTACTTGGCTACGCCAATCTACGAGTCTTCTGCTAAGATATTGATTAAAAAGACGGAGAAAGAGCATGTTGCTGCTGTAAGCGGCAGTTCCATTCGTGGTTCCGAAGTCCCTATCACCAGGCGTGAAGTAGACGTCAACAAGGTCCTTGCTGTTTCGAGTCCGTATATCGACGGCATGGCCTTCAAACTTCAGTTAAGGGATGGGCAAGGCAATCTGATTAAGGCATGCCAGATGACAAGACGTGGGATATTTGCCGCCATCAAAGAAAGGCTGTTTTGCGAGCCAGGGATCGGTATTGACCAGTATCAACAAACGGATGTCTTGGAAATCACAGCGACATCTCCGGATGCAGAACAGGCGATGTTTATGGCGAATACCCTTGCTGAGATCATGGTCGATCAAAGCCAGGCTCAAGTTAGGGATGAATACAGGAATGCCAGGGATTATCTGGAGGATCAGATACACAACATAAGGCAAGACTACAACAAGGGCCTTCAAAAGATGGCTGTTTTCAAAAAACAACACCAGACCATTGACCTGAAGACAGAGACAAGACTGGCGGCTGAAAACATGGCCGATCTACTGAAAGAAAAGCAAGACAATGTCATCAGTCTGGCTCAGGCCAGTGCCAAGCTAAGAAGCCTAAAAGACCACCTTGAAAAACAGAGTCCCGAGTTCGTATCGACGACCACGTTGCAGGAAAACCCCCATATTAAGGTTCTTAAGAGGAAGCTCACAGAACTCAGACTGGAGTTTGCACAGGTCAGCAGCGAACTGACTGAAAGGCACCCAAAGGTTCAGGCCATAAAGCAGCGAATGAACAAAGCTGAGTCGGAACTGAAAAGTGAAATAGCGGTATATCGATCCTCAGCGCCGGAACTTTTGGCGCTTTACGGAGAGATACGTGCACTGGAGGCCCGCCTGGAAGGGATAAATACGCAGATTGACAAGGACTCTAAGTCCATTGAGGGACTACCTGATATGGAATTCGAGCAGGCGAATTTTGATATGGAGTTTAAGGCGATGCCGAAGGTTTACAGCTCACTCTTGGATTACTTATATCAAAATGGGATGGCTAAAGCTACAACGCTTTCCAAGATTAGGGTGATAGAGACGGCAGCGAAGCCCCTTTCGCCTGTATGGCCAAACAAACCCGCAAATGCCGCTGCAGGAGTGATCTTTGGACTGGTCCTTGGGTTGTGCCTTGCCTTCATCAGAGAATATCTGGATGACACTATCAAGACGGCGAGGGACGTAAAGTTGCTCAGGTCATCGGCATTGATCGGCGTTGTGCCAAGGCTGAAGGCAGAAGAGACGCCTTTGATTGCAGGCAGAGATGCAAATGATTCCCTTTGCGAATCCTATCGAATGATCCGGACTCACCTTCATCTTATCGAATATGTCGAAGAGAGGCGTCTCCACAGCGTATTGATCACCTCGGCCGGTCCGGGAGAAGGCAAATCAACCATGGTTGCGAATCTCGGAGTTTCTGTTGCACGTGAAGAAAAAAGGGTACTCATTGTGGACATGGATTTGAGGAGGCCAAGGCTACACACATATTTTGACGTCCCAAATGATGCGGGAGTGGTTGACGTGTTGAAAAGCACTTGTTCTTTTGACAAGGCCATTCAGCAGACAGGGATTCCCGGTCTGAGTATCATGCCCAGCGGTCCTGAGTATCATGACCCGGGGGCATTGATAGAATCAGATGAGGCGGGTGAGTTGATATCAAAGATGCGGGCGTACTTCAATTTTGTCATTCTTGATACAGCCCCGTTGCTTGTGAAAAGCGATGCCCTGGCGCTGGCCCGATATGTGGAAGGTGTTGTTGGCGTACTTGAGAGTGAAAAGACGACGCGTCGTGCTTTCTGTGAATTAGGGGATATCCTTACAAAGGCCAATATCATGCCACTCGGTTTTGTGCTGAACAGATACCCTGTCCAAAAGGGGAAATATTTATATCATAGATCTTATCGCGGCCATTATGGCCGACAATTGTCAACGAGTACGGGCAGTATATGA
- a CDS encoding SLBB domain-containing protein codes for MKKTNSPPSASRASSVNMVKQDLSMAKRLRQRQPSEYIIGPEDVVEISVYGHDDLRMEATVSSTGKISYYLAGDIDAAGLTRFQLRDNIKNKLATYVKDPHVIVRVSQYRSHKVFVLGEVRKPGVYRMRNDITLVEAISAAGGVGPDAYLSGAYVVRDGKILLINFYKLIEKGNTEENIPLTSGDVVYIPDDKEQRVFVLGEVNKQAAIRMRDRMSLFEAVAEAGGFTRDARKDSIVVMRGNLSEPEVMQINAEDMNLSANIVLERGDIIYVASTTFANVERIAVRISNILRPFLDVARGIILHDATVDVLEGDTRQPSVVVP; via the coding sequence GTGAAAAAGACAAACTCGCCCCCAAGCGCTTCCAGGGCCAGTTCGGTCAATATGGTCAAGCAAGACCTTTCCATGGCGAAAAGACTGAGGCAGCGCCAACCCTCGGAATACATAATTGGACCGGAAGATGTGGTGGAGATTTCCGTATACGGGCACGATGATCTGAGGATGGAAGCCACCGTCAGTTCCACAGGCAAGATTTCATATTACCTTGCCGGGGACATTGACGCAGCCGGATTGACTCGATTTCAGTTGAGGGACAACATTAAAAACAAACTGGCCACGTACGTAAAGGATCCTCACGTGATTGTGCGAGTCAGCCAATACCGAAGCCACAAGGTCTTTGTTTTAGGTGAAGTGCGAAAGCCCGGGGTATACCGTATGAGAAACGACATTACGCTAGTTGAAGCTATCTCTGCGGCCGGTGGCGTAGGTCCTGACGCCTACCTGAGCGGGGCCTACGTGGTCAGGGACGGGAAAATTTTGTTGATCAATTTTTACAAGCTGATCGAAAAGGGAAATACCGAAGAAAACATACCGCTCACATCCGGTGACGTTGTCTATATCCCTGATGATAAAGAGCAAAGAGTGTTTGTGCTTGGCGAGGTGAACAAACAGGCCGCCATACGAATGCGGGACAGGATGAGCCTGTTTGAGGCCGTTGCCGAGGCCGGAGGCTTCACACGGGATGCCAGAAAGGATTCCATTGTAGTGATGAGGGGAAACCTCAGCGAGCCTGAAGTAATGCAGATAAATGCTGAAGATATGAACCTTAGCGCCAATATCGTCTTGGAGCGCGGTGATATCATTTATGTTGCCAGCACTACGTTTGCCAATGTGGAACGAATCGCTGTGAGGATCTCCAACATCTTGCGGCCGTTTCTGGATGTGGCCCGAGGCATCATTTTACACGACGCCACAGTGGATGTTTTGGAGGGAGACACGAGACAGCCGAGTGTGGTCGTGCCCTAG